A stretch of Ipomoea triloba cultivar NCNSP0323 chromosome 13, ASM357664v1 DNA encodes these proteins:
- the LOC116001015 gene encoding receptor protein-tyrosine kinase CEPR2-like yields the protein MARNIELQPLGILSIFVFLFLFFVPSRSSSLNVETQALLEFKRQIIDPLNHLESWKDTESPCRFYGITCDRNTGLVTGISLDSKNLSGVISPSIFLLKSLASIVLPSNLLSGALPGELANFTGLRVLNVTGNSLSGTIPDLSKLTGLEILDLSINYFSGDFPTWPGNLTGLIGLGLGDNSYNEGMIPESLGNLKNLTWLYLAGSNLSGEIPESIFGLEKLQTLDICRNQVSGNIPKLIGKMRNLLQIELYENDLTGELPLEIAELTLLQQFDVSNNKMYGALPPGIGKLRFLTVFHVFKNNFSGELPPGFGDMEHLFAFSIYMNSFTGEIPENLGRFSPLNAIDLSENKFSGSFPKYLCQNGNLQQLVAVENSFSGEFPDTYGSCKGLVRLRVTKNQLSGKIPDGVWALPSLNMMDFSYNSFTGGISPRIGAATTLEQLILSNNKFSSELPGELGKLTLLQRLHLDNNDFSGPLPSELGLLNQISSLHFEKNSFTGSIPAEFGQCSRLADLNLASNHLSGSIPESITTMASLNSLNLSSNKLTGLIPRGLDNLKLSLIDLSNNQLSGEVSNDFLTMHGDKAFLGNKELCVDHTIKAQFNTELSSCDGKGSHHETMKKRLAVLLIVLFALAVLLCGLLVASYWSHKYSETDTEKRCGESKGLDRKWKLESFHQIEFDADEICNVDEDSLIGSGGTGKVYKLDLKKGCGTVAIKKLWKGNGVKLLSREMEILGSIRHRNIVKLYASLIKEGSNFLVFEYMPNGNLFQALHHEIKSGKPELDWDLRYKIALGAAKGIAYLHHDCSPPIIHRDIKSTNILLDESYEAKVSDFGVAKISEVSPRGSEFSCFAGTHGYMAPEMAYTLRVSEKSDVYSFGVVLLELVTGRHAIEDAYGEGKDIVYWVATQLENRENVITVLDTKVGVEDAVQDEMIKVLRIATLCTTKLPNLRPSMKEVVNMLVDAEPSTFKSGRNFEKTGKVFL from the exons ATGGCCAGGAACATTGAGCTGCAGCCCCTCGGGATTCTTTCCATTTTCGTGTTTCTGTTTCTGTTTTTCGTTCCGTCCAGGTCCAGTTCACTCAATGTAGAGACTCAGGCCCTTCTTGAATTCAAAAGGCAGATTATTGATCCTCTGAATCACTTGGAGTCTTGGAAAGATACAGAATCGCCCTGTCGGTTTTATGGAATTACTTGTGATCGAAACACTGGTTTGGTTACAGGAATTTCCCTGGACTCCAAGAACCTTTCGGGGGTGATATCTCCGTCTATTTTTTTGCTCAAGAGCCTTGCTTCTATAGTGCTACCTTCGAACTTATTGTCTGGGGCTCTCCCGGGCGAATTAGCCAATTTTACGGGTCTTAGAGTCTTGAATGTGACGGGGAATAGCTTGAGTGGCACCATACCTGATTTATCCAAGCTGACCGGCTTGGAGATTCTTGATTTGTCCATCAACTACTTTTCTGGAGATTTTCCAACTTGGCCTGGAAATCTGACTGGTTTGATTGGACTAGGCCTTGGGGATAACAGCTACAATGAGGGAATGATTCCTGAGAGCCTTGGGAATTTGAAGAACTTGACATGGCTTTATCTAGCTGGTTCCAATTTGAGTGGGGAAATCCCAGAATCCATTTTTGGACTAGAAAAACTGCAGACATTGGATATTTGCAGGAATCAGGTTTCAGGAAATATCCCGAAGTTGATTGGGAAGATGAGAAATCTGCTGCAAATTGAGCTCTACGAAAATGATCTCACCGGGGAACTCCCTCTGGAAATCGCGGAGCTCACCCTTCTGCAGCAATTTGATGTTTCTAACAACAAAATGTATGGGGCTCTCCCTCCAGGGATTGGAAAGCTGAGATTTTTAACCGTTTTTCATGTCTTCAAGAACAACTTCTCGGGAGAACTCCCTCCCGGTTTTGGGGATATGGAGCatctttttgccttttctatcTACATGAATAGCTTTACTGGAGAAATCCCAGAAAATCTTGGCAGGTTTTCGCCATTGAATGCCATAGACTTGTCAGAGAATAAGTTTTCTGGTTCGTTCCCGAAGTACTTGTGCCAGAATGGGAACTTGCAGCAGTTGGTTGCAGTAGAAAACAGCTTTTCTGGGGAATTTCCAGACACTTATGGCTCCTGTAAGGGCTTAGTGAGGCTGAGGGTCACAAAGAATCAACTCTCGGGGAAAATCCCGGATGGGGTTTGGGCACTTCCAAGCCTGAACATGATGGATTTCAGTTATAATAGTTTCACTGGAGGTATATCTCCAAGAATTGGGGCTGCTACAACCTTGGAACAATTAATATTGTCCAACAACAAGTTCTCGAGTGAGCTCCCGGGAGAACTTGGCAAACTCACACTGCTGCAGAGGCTTCACTTGGATAACAACGATTTCTCGGGACCATTGCCATCTGAACTCGGGCTGTTAAATCAGATATCGTCCTTGCATTTCGAGAAAAACTCGTTTACAGGCTCAATTCCAGCAGAGTTTGGTCAATGCTCACGCCTCGCAGACTTAAACCTTGCTTCAAATCATCTTAGTGGTAGCATTCCTGAGTCTATTACAACGATGGCCTCTCTGAATTCCCTGAATCTTTCCAGCAACAAGCTGACAGGCCTAATCCCGAGAGGCTTAGACAATCTGAAGCTCTCGTTAATCGATCTGTCTAACAATCAGCTGTCTGGGGAAGTGTCAAATGATTTTCTAACAATGCACGGAGACAAGGCGTTTCTCGGGAACAAAGAACTCTGTGTTGATCACACCATCAAAGCCCAATTCAACACCGAGCTAAGCTCTTGTGATGGAAAGGGCTCTCACCACGAAACGATGAAGAAAAGATTGGCTGTTCTCTTAATTGTTCTATTTGCCTTGGCTGTTCTCTTGTGTGGCTTACTAGTCGCAAGTTATTGGAGCCACAAGTATAGTGAGACCGATACTGAGAAACGCTGTGGAGAATCGAAGGGGCTGGACCGAAAATGGAAGCTCGAAAGCTTCCACCAAATCGAGTTTGATGCAGACGAAATATGCAATGTGGACGAGGACAGTTTGATTGGCAGTGGAGGGACAGGAAAAGTGTATAAACTGGACTTAAAGAAAGGGTGTGGCACAGTGGCTATAAAGAAGCTCTGGAAGGGAAATGGAGTTAAACTTCTGAGCAGAGAAATGGAAATTCTGGGAAGTATCAGACACAGAAATATAGTGAAACTTTATGCCAGTCTCATCAAGGAAGGCTCAAATTTCTTGGTTTTTGAGTACATGCCAAATGGTAATCTTTTCCAGGCACTTCACCATGAAATCAAAAGTGGTAAACCAGAACTGGACTGGGATCTGAGGTACAAAATCGCTCTCGGGGCTGCTAAAGGAATCGCGTATCTGCACCACGATTGCTCCCCGCCTATCATTCACAGAGATATCAAATCGACCAACATTCTTCTTGATGAGAGCTATGAAGCAAAAGTTTCTGACTTTGGTGTTGCAAAGATCTCAGAAGTTTCTCCAAGAGGATCAGAGTTCAGTTGTTTTGCAGGCACTCATGGTTACATGGCTCCAG AGATGGCATATACTCTACGAGTGAGTGAGAAGAGCGATGTGTACAGTTTCGGGGTGGTGTTACTGGAGCTGGTGACCGGACGACACGCTATAGAGGATGCCTATGGAGAAGGAAAGGACATAGTTTACTGGGTTGCAACTCAGCTCGAAAACCGCGAAAACGTCATCACAGTTCTTGACACTAAGGTTGGTGTTGAGGATGCTGTCCAGGATGAGATGATCAAAGTGCTGAGGATTGCAACACTGTGCACCACTAAGCTCCCAAATCTAAGGCCAAGCATGAAGGAGGTAGTGAATATGTTGGTTGATGCAGAGCCATCCACATTCAAATCTGGTAGGAATTTTGAGAAAACTGGGAAAGTGTTCCTTTAG